GGGTCTAAAACTAACACATGTATATAACTATGTATACAACACAGACcacatatttttatttcaaacgTTTCATTCACGATCTAAGGAATAAGAGTATTTCAATTATAAACTAGATACTTCAAATGAAAGTCTCATTATTCATGATTCATCGTGAAACCCTAAACTCACTTCACCTTGTTACAAAATGTTTACGATGAAAATGCATCACATTGGGCATGAATCATTAAGAGGCCACACAAATGACCTGCTTACCAACATTTTTACCAGAAAATAGCCCAACAAAGGCAGCAGGAGCACTTTCCAAACCTTCATTCATGTCTtcaatgtaaacaattttcCCTTGCTTGTAATAACCAGTAACATGTTCCAAGAAGCGTGGATATAGGTGCAAGTAATTGTGTTGCACGAATCCCTCCATTTTGACAGACTTGGATATGAGATTGAACAAGTTGTGAATCCCTTGTGGCTTAGAGAGACCAAGTTGAGACGCTGCCCCACAAAGTGCAATTCGGCCACGAATCCTCATGTTAGAAAGTGCTGCATCGAGCATATCCCCTCCCACATTATCAAAGTAGATGTCAATGCCTTGTGAAAAATACCTATTTAGTTAAGTCATCCATTTAAAACCAAATTATTTcaaggataaaaataaaagaaaatgggGTTATCAATTCACATAACAAGTTCTTTATCATACTTCATTCTCAAAAACTAATCATTAACCTTTTCAATGCTACATCAAGGTCTGGTTCTTCCTTTTAGTTAAAAACCTCATCGAATCCAAGCTTATTCTTCAATAAATCAACCTAAAATCACTGATTTAAGTTATCTTGCTTGTCGGAATTGATTGAtcattaaaagaagagaaaacttAGCTTTTGGCTTGTGCCAGCACTTCCAACAACGTAGCAACCATGCAACTTAGCAAGCTGACCAACGGCTCTAGAAGCGGCAGAGACAAAGACATATTCCCCTTTCTTAGGGGAGCAGATCTCAAAGAATCCTACATAAGCAGTAAAACCTGGCATACCTGTGTTGAAAAAacgaagaagaataagaaaactTTTTGCTTAAGGGACTGCTTTAGATGACACTATcttattgaaaaattattaatattaatagttgaaataattaaatatttcctttttcattaacttaatattttaagattattgataataataaaggTGTATAGTTTCTAACACAATCTCGTGGGTTTtgacaagaaagagagagtccAGGCTAAAAAACTGTgccattttcttgtttttctcttctcctctacccatctccctctctttttcaaaaatgttgAAGCGTCCACAATCTCTCCTCTCTTTTGCAAAATCATCTGAAAGACTTGCAAATTTTACAAAGAAATCCCAGCAAAGATGCTCTTCACGTACCCAAACCAACCATCAATGGAACTCACAACACAACATAGTGAGAAACCTATGCCACAACtcaaatccaccaaaaaaaaaaaaaatcaaccaagcaGTTTCAACCAGCAATTTCACTTCAATCTTGTGACACCCAAGCCACAGAGAACAACATAAGACaacaatattactaaaaaagaaaaaaaactcagaACCACAATATAAAGCAATTTTACTTCACAGGCCTTGCAATGGAAAACCTTCAAATGCATATTTGtataaagatttaaaaaaaaagaaaaaaaagaaaagaaaagagaactaAGAAAAAAGGGCCCTGGGGATCTTGaactaaatattgaaaaaaaaggacctgaggaaaaaaaacaaaaaagaaaaaagtgctAATGAAAGGTGTGAGAGATGAACTATAgagtaagagcatccacagcagatGCGGTATATGTGCTAAATGCTATAATATGACACGTTTGGcacaccaaataccaaaaacgaAGCTTTATTAAATGTGTTAAATGTGCCAAATTTTTGCAACATTGAGCAGTACCCTTACAATTTTGGCACGATACGGACACTGAATGGCATatggtttaatatttttttattcatctttctctctcctctcacttctctaattgattttttctctctcctcacaatctgtctctttctttcctcttcAGATGAGATTCCCAGCTCCTCCCTCAACCTCAAACCTCAAACTTCAGCTCCTCCCTCAACCTCACAATCTGCTGATCTCGAGCTCATGCAAATGGGACGGCGTCGTTCTCACCTTGATCTCGATCTCGCCTCTGTCAAACTCTGCTCGATCTCGCTTGCCGCTGTCTTGCTGTCCAGGTCTCTTTGATCTCGCTCATCACCATCTCACCGTCCAGGTCGTCTAAGTCTCTCTGATCTCACCCTCAACCATCTCGCACACTGCcgaatctctcttctttctcttgtggTGGTTATGGCGGTGTTTTTTAGGGTGGTTGTTATGGGTTGTGTTTGGTGGTTTTGTGTTTTAGGATGGATGTagtgggttttgtttggttaatTTGAGTCATGATTGGCTAATTTGAGCAGTGGTTGGTTGATTTTGGGATTTGCGGTTGTGCCGATCTctttggttgttattgttgttgttgttgttttttttttttttttaagatggcgttggtggatgtgggtttaTGCCAGTGGTGGCTGGTCGGTGTTGTTATTGTTGGTGGCCGTTGTTGCGGCAGTAGTGGACgtgtcgttgttgttgttgatggtgatgATAGAGggagataatatattattttaatgtatagaattgaatgatagaacatctgataaatgggatgttgtaaaatgatgtggtaaaataataaaataggcTTTTGATGTTGcaaaatggcattttttttataccacaTCTGCTATGGATGCTCTAAAGAGAGAAaggggaaaagagagaaaaagcaCCGTTAGGTCTGTCTTTGTCAAATTAGATTTAGGTGGATCCCACAATTTTCACATTACTGTAACcattaaaaaatgttactttGAATACTGAGAACTACTGTGTTATAGTGTACTTAAGTGAAAAGAAGCAATGCAAAAAGGGTTTGGTTAACATATACCTAGGtcacataataataatttatttttggaagattttATGAGTGAAATATgagggatatcaaaactagaaAGTTATCATACCAAGGAGGCCAACATGGTATAAGAGTGGAATATCCTCTGCTTGAATTTTTCTCAACTGCTCAGTTTTGTAAATCAAGTTGTACTCTTCCCAGCCAGTAAATCCGGAAACTAAATCACCAAGTATCAAGAAATGGAAGAAAGAATTTTGTATATGACTAATTAGCCAAAAATAAAGATACAAAGTATTATATACACCTATCAGACTAATTGCTACTAACAGAACAACAACTAACTCTACACGTGCACATATAGTGGTAACTACCTCTCCCACGTGCCATCACTTGCAATGATTAAAACAAGCATAAAAAACTACAAGTCGTATTTACACAGTACATGTACAAGTTTAAGTCGTTTATGCAGTGACTTTGTTCTCATCACACTCCAATGCTCTTGTAAGCTCTGCTCTTGTTGCTTCATTGTGTTCTTCACCATCTTCACTCtgatactccccctcaagagcaGAGGGTGTATGTATGTTTATCATTCTCAGCTTGTAAACAAGATTGGAAATTGATTATAACCCAAAGCTTTGGTAAGCATGTCTGCTAATTGGTAATGAGTCCTTACATGATTCAACTTAATAACTCTTTCTAAAACCTTATCCTTGACCACATTGCAATCTACCTCAATATGCTTTGTCCTCTCATGGGAGACAGGGTTAGAACCAAAATGTAGTGCTACCTGACTATCACAAAACAACAATGCCTCTCTATTATGATTAACCCTAATGTCTTTGAGAAAGTGTAAAATCCACATCAACTCACATGTAGCAACTGTCATGGCTCTATACTCAGCTTCTACTGAGGACCTTGAGACCGTAGATTGCTTCTTTGATTTCCAGGACACTAAAGAATCACCAATAAACACACAATAACCTATCACAGATCTTCTTGTGTCAGGACAAGAAGCCCAATCAGCATCTGCAAAACCCTTCAAGTGTAAATCTGTTTTAGAGGAAAACATAAGACCCTTCCCTGGTTCATCTTTCAAGTATTGCAATACTCTATAAGTTGCATCCAAATGTGGCTTTCTTGGTCTAGACATGTACTGACTAAGTCTATGGACAGCAAAAGTGATGTTTAGTCTTGTAATGGTCAAGTACAATAACTTGCCTACTAATCTTCTATAACTACTTGGATCTTTAAGTTCTTCTCCCTCCGGCTTACTGAGTTTGAGATTCTGCTCCATAGGTGTCTTTGATGGCTTACACCCAAGCATACCAGCATCATTAAGAATCTCAAGTGTGTACTTTCTTTGACAAAGTGCAATGCCTTTGTCTAATCTAGCAACCTCTAGTCCAAGAAAATACTTCAAGTCAGTTAGGTCCTTTAGCTTAAACTTCTCATCTAGCAAAATCTTGAACCTGTCTATTTCAGCCTTATTATTACAAGCCATTAAGACATCATCCACATACACCAACAAAATCATGAAAACAGCCCCTTGCCTTCTAGTAAACAAAGAATAATTAGCCTTGGATTGATTGAAACCAAGTTGAAGTAAAGTACCAGAAAACTTAGCAAACCATTGCCTAgaagcttgtttaaggccatataAAGACTTATTTTGCTTGCAAACTACCTCCCCCTAGCTGTGAAACCCCTGTGGAAGAGCCATATACACTTCCTCATCCAAATCACCATGAAAAAACACAATATTTACATCTAATTGACTGAGAAACCAGCCTTGAATTGCAACCACAACAAGAAATACCTTGACTGAAACCATTTTGGCCACAAGGGAAAAAGTCTCAAAATAATCCACTCCCTTTTTCTGTGTAAATCCCTTAGCAACCAACCTTGTCTTGTACCTCTCAACTAAACCATCAAccttatatttaattttataaaccCATTTACACCCAACAATTTTCTTACCAGCAAGAAGAGGGATCAATGTCCAAGTATTATTAGCCTCAAGTGCAGCTATTTCAGCAGCCATGGCCTCTTGCCATTTGGGGTTAGAAGTAGCTTGGAAAAAATAAGTTGGTTCAATAAGGGAAGAAATGGAGCAACAGAAAGATTTGTAAGAAGGAGAGAGATGGTTATAAGAAACATGAGATGAAGAGGATGGGAAGTATTTGATTGAGGAGGAGTGGCAGCAAGGATAGTGGATACCTGGTTGCAGTGGTAAGCTTGTAAATAAGAAGGTGGTTTGACAATCCTAGAAGACCTTCTAAGAGTACTAGGATCAATAACTGGATCAGGAGGTTCTATAGGAAGCTCATCAAGCAAATCATCATCAAGAGAATGATGAATATGAATGATTGGGTCAAGAGGAATAgcagatgaagaagaagattaggATGAAGGATATGGAACTTAGTTTTAGAAGTAcgcaatagttttttttttttggttgaaaggGAGGGAGTATACTCAATGCTATCcaataattttccttatttttggGCGAAGACATTTGAATGATGTTAAGAGATCAAACTATTATGAGAAATATTAGAATCattagtttaattaattaatgataaTGCCAACTGACACTCAAGACAGTTCTAAATTATCAAGGACAATAAAATAGATTGATTTTAGAGAGACTAACGAAGCAATATGTGTTTCCCTTAAGGTAagtgtttctttgtttttttggctAAGTAAGTTCGGGAGATTGAACTCCGAGCAACAGGTCACCTAGGATCCCAGGTACCAACTCGCCTAGAAGGCGGTGGTGCCCTTAAGGTAAGTGTTTCGTTTATATCTAGACAAATATTTCATTAGATATTTTCACGAGACTATCCTCACATAGTACGTGGAATCTATATATGCTATGTGAGACAAGTCTTGTAAGGCCATCTTTTAAGATACTTTTTTTCTAGGTTTGGGTGTCTATTATTATCGTTTTGCTCTTGTTGAATGAAGGGATGTAGATATAAATAATGAAAGTTTGTTTTATAATGGCACCGGCCATCAGGTAGTTGGGGTACGTGTTGTTACTTTACTGTCTAGTTTTTTCAAacttccttttaatttttggcTGGTCTAAAGACTTTAAACATGGACTATTATAGGATTCcacaattgaaattttttttttcctcgtcTTTTATggtttataagttttttttgccGCATAATTGTATAAAGTACAAACAataagaggggaaaaaaacaaaagaaaaaagaagcaagtCGAGGAGGGGCCAGGGAaagagggaagaaaaaaaaaattctgagtGATATAAGCTGATTATTCTACAAGATTATAGAAATCTTTTCTTTACAGATGTGTAATAAGACAAAGAATgaactaattaattaacaagTAACAAAGACCAATCATTGAAGGAAACGGACAAATATTCTCAGTGAACAGCAATACTATTGGATATGAATTAGCGCATCATAGTTCGGAACTCATCAAAGCTTAGGACGCCGTCTCCATTGAGATCAAACATTCGAATCATGGCTTTGCAATCCTCAGTAGACTTGGACTCACCGAGTCGACTCAGCATCCTCTTCAAGCTTATGGGGGTGATACAACCTGACCCCTCCATTTCATACATACCAAAAGCCTCTCTCAGCTCCTCATTCTTGTCTTCCTCTCCCCCTGCGTCCATTAGCTTCTGGAATTCCTCAAAATCGAGCTGCCCATCTCCATTCAAATCAGATGTTTTCACGGCTGCTTCTGCCTCATCCATTGACAGCTCGCCCCCAACAGTTCTTACACAGCTTTGTAATTCAGAAGGAGATATTTTACCATCCCCATCCTCGTCAAAGTAATTAAACACCCTTCGAAGCTCGCTGCAGTGGTTTTTGCTTGCATTGGAAGCAGTTGGTGAAAGAGAACGCTTATCCGCCTTTCTCCTTGGAGACAATTTACTACGTAATCTTCCTAAAGCTGATTTTTTTGGTGAACTTGAACTAGGCTTTTCTTCCAATATTGTAATTGgcgaagaggaagaagaagaggaagaagaagctgaagctGTATCTTGTGTGGTCTTCATGATGAAACCTGAACTAATTAAAGGCAGTTTGCTATTTCAAATAACTTTATATGAACTGGGTATAGTGTTGAACTTGTAATTAGTTTGAATGAATATGTAACAACTAACAAGGTTGGCTCTTATATAGTGGGAGATCTCAAGTTAGAAataaaatgatgagtttgaaacACGCGGAAAAAGGAGTCCTAAAAGCGGAAAGGAGAGCAAAGGTATGACGATATAATGAAATAAGTGATGATGTTGTGGAACGCGACGACAGACCCGTGGAAAAgcttttatatatgtttgtggCCTTTTAATGGGAATATGGTTGGATATGTTATGCAGAACACGGTTTTGAGGTGTCACACCGAGCAGCATATTTCAagtatgttgttttttttacttattgGGACCGCCAGCTGTTTTTTATAAGAGGAGATTACGACGACCATGATGTTGATAAGATATACATACAATATGAGTTGGCAGTAGCGAGTGAAGGGATGAGAGCATGAGAGTATATATTGACTTTTGACTTTTCTGGACACTTTGGGAATTTTCCTCTGTACTGTTCTTTCCTTAGTAAATTTCTAGTCGTAATTGTGGACGTGGAGGCACTCAGCAGTGTCGTACAATAAGTAACTCATAGTATCTGTTGTAGGAGGTCATCACCATTGGAATTATTTACGACAATCAAATAGAGAAAAACCGGTATTAACGGTCAGAACTGTCTAAAGAAAGCGTGTGCTCTAGCAACAAACGAAATGAATTGGGAATAGTGATTTAGATatggaataaaattaaaaatatgtttgttgaaagtattgtaaTTAAAGATATgtattagttgaaatagtatagtgaaattaataaatagtaccaaaaagtgcagtgagacctatgaatagtagcaaaaataagctgaatagtaaaataagttgacaaaaaataagttagcCAAACAAAAACTTAGTATATCTTAAACTTTATTGTTTAATTGAGCATGGTTCTAGTTTAATggttatgaaattattttacaaagtgTCCCTTTAGTATAATTaattttgctaacttattttactattcaatttaattttgttactattcataagtcccactgtactttttggtactatttatgagtctcactatactattttagctaacttttacctttatttatagtacttttaataaaaagttttcaatttcagtaaaataagcaaaTCTCAAACAGACCAAATATTATGTCTTACGTGCAATCAAGTGGTGAAATTGCAGAAAGTGGCTACAGATAAGAATTATAAGAAGATAAGGATATTGCCTCAAGATTAGTTGTTATTTGCAGATTAGTATCGTTTGAATTATTGAATTAGGATTGTTATTTGAATTATGAATTAGGATAAGGAGCTATCTTTCGATAGGACTCTGTTAGATAGGATTTGGTTATCTCTTGTATTTGAATTCCAATCCATCTTGTATTTAAGAGTATTAAGTGAAATAGGAggcaaacaaaattttaatcccaaatctctctctctctccctataATTTCTAGGAGGGTAGTCGCCTTGAATACGGCTAAGTTATCCATCAAATTGCAGTTTACTGCACCAAAGTACCTCTAACTATAAATATGATTATCTATACAGTAGTATGGTTTTATTTATGCTATGTTCACAGTTCACAATAGTGACTCATACACTAAAAAACAGTTAAGTACATGCAGTTCCAGTTGGTACCagcatattttagttttttagagACCGTCTTTTGTCTTCTCTGCTTTTTCAATATAATCACAGACCATCTTTTATATAACTTACATATGCTTCTAAAATGTCAGATCGGGAAGGAAATTGGGCAAGATCTGTCAGAATTCAAGTGTGGCCTAGCTCATCTCTTATGTAAGTGATACGAATATACGATATCCATCAAGCATTTTCCCCTTCAAGTTCATCGTGGTTTAGTTTGACAGaatttcatcttttattttaaacattttagTACAGCACACAAGTACTGCATCCCTTACTATCAATGAGAA
This genomic stretch from Castanea sativa cultivar Marrone di Chiusa Pesio chromosome 1, ASM4071231v1 harbors:
- the LOC142643537 gene encoding uncharacterized protein LOC142643537, giving the protein MKTTQDTASASSSSSSSSSPITILEEKPSSSSPKKSALGRLRSKLSPRRKADKRSLSPTASNASKNHCSELRRVFNYFDEDGDGKISPSELQSCVRTVGGELSMDEAEAAVKTSDLNGDGQLDFEEFQKLMDAGGEEDKNEELREAFGMYEMEGSGCITPISLKRMLSRLGESKSTEDCKAMIRMFDLNGDGVLSFDEFRTMMR